The following nucleotide sequence is from Halobacillus mangrovi.
AGGTGTCTTTCTGCTTCCGATAAAATCTTTAACGAAGGAATTTGCAGGATGAAGTATTAAATTCTGAGGTGTATCAAGTTGAATAATCTCTCCTTCTTTCATTAGACAGACTCTGTCACCTAGAGCCATTGCTTCATCCATATCGTGTGTGACGAAGACGATCGTTTTTTGAATTTCTTGCTGAAGCTGGCGAATGTCGTTCTGAAGTTGTTCTCTGCTAATTGGATCGAGAGCACTAAACGGTTCGTCCATTAAAATGATATCTGGATCTGCGGCAAGCGCACGGATCACACCTACCCGTTGCTGCTGGCCTCCTGAGAGTTCACTCGGTTTACGTTTTCTGTGTTTATTTGAATCTAAACCGACCATATCCATTAACTCATCGATCCTCTTAGACAAATCCTTCTTCCCCCATTTTTTCATCTCAGGTACAATCGAAATATTTTCCTCGATCGTCATATGAGGGAATAATGCAATTTCCTGTAATACATAACCAATATTCCAACGAAGTTCGTGAATGTTATACTCTCGAATATCTTTATTATGTATAGTGATCGTCCCTTCTGTTGGCTGAATGAGACGGTTGATCATTTTCATAGTTGTCGTCTTTCCGCAACCACTCGGTCCAATAAGGGTCAATAACTCGCCCTCTTTCACCTCTAAATTGATGCTTTTAAGGGCGGTCGTCCCATCTGG
It contains:
- a CDS encoding ABC transporter ATP-binding protein, with the translated sequence MITFKDVTKTYPDGTTALKSINLEVKEGELLTLIGPSGCGKTTTMKMINRLIQPTEGTITIHNKDIREYNIHELRWNIGYVLQEIALFPHMTIEENISIVPEMKKWGKKDLSKRIDELMDMVGLDSNKHRKRKPSELSGGQQQRVGVIRALAADPDIILMDEPFSALDPISREQLQNDIRQLQQEIQKTIVFVTHDMDEAMALGDRVCLMKEGEIIQLDTPQNLILHPANSFVKDFIGSRKTPWQTAVDVIMDQTKSQIYSSSDREADRVPSSGTYAIKDESGKYVTCVHNGKKSDFPSLANGMTLKEAITVFEKEDYPILPVVKGEQLIGTLSYKDMVLHLKENTRENGVVQA